TACCGAGGACACAGTGCAGCCACCTGCGCCGCACCCTCGCAGAGCCGTCTGTCGCATTAATtagatacgacggcacggcacttttccatcatgccgcctacgccgcaagctacacggcccgttcagctacgtggcaggcgacgccgctagctacgcctagcgccgttccgacaagacagcgcctggacatgctgaacgggggacTCCAGAAGCAGGCAAGGatatccaggagagagatctccttgcctgcgacgccataatgtatggacAATACATTatcttatactacatcgtttggggcccacctgtcggggacccaacggtcatgtatgcgcctcccttgagatataaaagggaggcgctcgctgtacacaacAAGCCCTCCAGAGCGCACTCAGACACACGCTGGACTTGGCTCCAACTCCTCAGTCTTgagcaatacagcacacagtggacgtagggtattacgctccggcggcccgaaccactctaaacctgctgtgttcatcgtgttcttgcgcaagatcgaactaggactagctaacccccgagtactcaccctctgggcttaggcgggtgccttccgccacccggctgtggtttgccacaccacgacagagTTCTTCCCCcgattggacaacaaagtccatatGAGCTTCGCTCTAACAAAGCATTTCCTTTGAAAAGGAAATCTGCTTTAAGCTACGGCTTTTTGACATTCTTgtagtgcttttcccacttggttaatcctgcgggattcaatcctaaccggtcagcactagagttctgattcagaaccatacaaactcgatcCTATTCGAGAATACTTTGCCCCCTAAGGCACCCATGGATACAATTCTTCATATCTACTATCAAGACTGAGTAGGCGCGATGCTGCCAAAACTCAGGATTttcgagtacaactactcgacacatcaaaggattccacaatcctaacACAGAACAAATACttaaacattacacaaatattcaacaTTTGTTCAAAAAGTACTTGTGGCCACACGCCAAATAAATATTACATTCAAAGTTCAAGCGGACTCGGGCTTGCTTAGATACTCCACTATCTGGTCTGCTACCACGGAGGTCTCTCGCAAGTATTGACTGAACTGATCATCAGTACAATCAGACCTCGTGCCCTTCCCGAGTGCATCAAGAGGAGTAGTTGTCCAGTAAGATTTCACCAACCCGAGTATATGACCCACGTACTGacgggtggttgtggagacgtATCTTTCAAAGGCTTCGGGCACTTTACGAAGTTTCCCTGCCAACGAGAGCGGTTCGTTTTTGTTCTCTTCCGGGATCTCCATAACCTCGGCTACTTCTTGGGCAGCATCCCTGACCTCTCGCAGCGTGACAAGCTCTTGTTGCATCGAGTCTCGGGACTCTGACAGCTCTTTTAGCTATTTCATGGCTCCCACCATTTCCCGGTCAGAaatctccttgatcttcttgagcttttcaatttcatctgcatttcggtacataagaatctttagatctagtaccaagctttcctcaatctttGAAGATTGTGCACAAactgtgtactcgattaaaagaaaaacttataaacaccaagcagaTTAATCTAGTCGACTGCATCAtgtatgctaaagactaacttTTTTTGGCTTGGGAGAGCTGCTTAAGCTTCCCCTGGAGAGCAGCCTTCTCGGACGAGAGCGTCTTCACTCACTCTTTTAGAGCATTCAGCTCTGTATCATCCTGGGCTGGACTACCCTCCTGCCCCAGTACTTCCTGCCAAGGAATAAAAGCAAAAAGATCAGTATGCACTACTCGATCTATACTAAAGTACTCGAAAGTATTCGACCACTTACCCCCAACAGCTTGAACGCAAGCTTTAGCTTCTCTTGTGGCAAAACACTCCCCGATGGAATCTGGGAAGTACtcgcctgcacatcagaagtcGCCTTCTCCGGCGCATCTTCAATCCTCCCCACAGTATCCCCAAGACTTTGGGAATCTAGAGGAAAAAATTGCTACTTAATCAAATTAAGTGCAAAGAAAAGCACTTTTTCAAGTACAAGGCATTACAAGTTTACCCGCAGGGGTTTCTTCAGGCAGCTTCTtgtcgcctccctcaggaagcttctcgccatcGTCCTTCTCCGGGAGCTTGTCGCTCCCACCGTCCTTCGGGAGCTTCTCATCGCACCTCTCGGTATCAAGCAACGGAGAATCCCGAAGCATGGAATCCACCATGTCTTCAGTCTCACAGGCACTCATCTCTGGAGTACCCGGGGGCTTCTCCACTGCTGATTTAGGGGTTGAGTCATCCTCAGTTTCCCCACTCGCCCCCAGGAGCGTGTCACTGAAAAAAAACGAGTCAACTACTCGATATCGAATGGAAGAAGCAGACAGGGATAGATAGAATTTGGTAGGCTAAAGACTTTCTTTCAAAGCTAAAGCTTGCCTAGCTTGCTAACCATCTGCCATAACATTCTGTGTGGTGAGAGGCGTCAGTGGCACACGAAGTACCAATCCCAAATGAAATTGCGAGCGGCGAACTAGCTGATCTGTAAAATCAAATCCTTCCCATACTTGAATTCTGTCCGGTATGGCACATCCCTTTAATTTTGCTTCACAGCCTAAAATCTGGTTTCGTTTGTAGAGAAAAAAATGCAGTTGCTACAACCATATGATAGATCTACttattttttatagaaaaggCAAATCCTACAATTACAAGTTTTAAGAAACTTATGTGGGAGCTCTTTTCAGAGCAAGCGCCTTGACGCCAAATTTTCGGGCAGGCCTCGTAATCACAGGCTGATTACCCGCATCGCCGGCTTTATCTACATTAGAACTACTCATCGGAAGAGTAGTCCTAGTCCCCTTTGAcaggtccactgtggtggaagggacggtctgtcccaccacagcatcatcACCAGATGCTGCTGTCCGTGGCATTTTAGTCGCCGGACTTGAACAAAGAAAAAAGTTCAAAACAAAACCAGCAAGTCGAAgacaaaagtactcgattgcaatcAACTAGCCACTTACCTGTTGCTAGTAGTCTGGGAGGAGCTGCGATGCTTCCTCGCCACCGACTGAGCACTCTTGGAATGCCCGGTCGGAGTATCTGTACTCGGAGTAGGGCTTAGCTCCCTGTCACTCCTCTCCTTAACCGCCTCCTCATCTGCAAAACCAAGGTTGGACATCAGCACTGTTTGTATGAAAAATTCATATGAGCATACGAGAACTTGGTTGACAGAATGAAAAGCGCATGGAAAAATAAAAGGTCGAATAAATTCCTGGCGgtgaaggactactcttaaagcgctccacgtcctcctaacagaaagcaaattctattAGAATTACActaaggtaaagtactcgattactATACAttgactactcttatcaagtacctctTTTGGAGGACTCGCAGCTGAAAACGTATCAGGAACAACATGAACTTTCTTTACGTCCCTGAGTATTCGCTGTAATCGACTAAACACTTcctcatccgagatctcttcctttgAGTACCTTGATGAGTCGGTTGTTCCATGATACTGGAAACTAAGCATTTCACGAGCCTGCAGCGGCTGGATTCTTCTCTTCATCCAGTTAAACATGACTGCCTCCCCAGTCACATTCTTTTGCCTAAGGTTGGCAATGCGCGCGAGTAGCTCAGGAATTTGGCTTTCGTCGACTGATTTCTTATTCCACTCAGGCCACTGAATCGGAGGGCTTGGAGTAATCGATGGGACACTTTCCCACTGGTTCTCTACATAAAACCACCTAGGTTTGCAGTCGATTACTttattgctaagcttataggggaTGTAAACTTTGTCTTTCCCCTGTCTAAGCTAAAGGTCCACACCGCCAACTACATCTAAAACGTAGGAATTCGATTGCTGTTTCAAATGGAAAAGGAACCAAAAGAGTTCGAAATgaggctcgatgcccagaaaagcttcgcacaaatgtacGAAGATTGAAATGTGAATAAAGGAATTGGGAGTCAAGTGATGGAGCTGGATCCTGTAATAATGAGGAGCCCGGAAAAGAAAAACGAaaaagaaaaccccaatccccatCCCAGATAAGGTGCAAAAGCAACAATTTTCcctgtattttcatacggatgatccttacccaaggcaggacgccattggataacagatcTGGGAACCAAAAGACCAGCCGAAACTAAGGTTTCTAGGTCAGATTCGGagcacttacttgtgttccatccttcttcatgggttagctctgcagccacacccttccccttgcttgatttcttgggagccattcgGAAATCTACTGGGCGCTTCACGTGCATACACTGGCTAAACCTTAGGCGGATTAAGAAGCAAGGAGGAGCAAGAACTTTAGATCTGGGGGCTCGGaggcaagaacagatctaagCAGTAAAAAGTGAATGGCGTCTgatggggtaaaacctaagttactgtttcattttataatggcggtggcaacatGATAAAACACTCCAAAGGCCAACAGTCCGTTGCAAATCGCGAAAAAAGCAGGATTTTTTGAGAAATTtcttttttctaagattacattctagaaaaagaaaacactcacatccatAGTCAACTACTCGACTCATCTTTTCTCGACTGGGATTATATTCCAGAACAAGAAAAAGTattcgacacagtacaactactcgatattacaattcGAGTACCTTTTTCCTAACTAACTTTACAACGACTCGGGTCTGCACGCAtggcccgaggccgtgacaaaatacaaacttgttattcccatcaagggaataatgatactcgtattctgggaaaaaaatttcaagagtttggaggcagattacagtaatcccctcgcaagtcctcttgtagcatcttttGGAGaaatttttccttctccctgaatacgttgtgacaagattaagtctccttaccagAGATATTGGTTCCtgggcacccagaaacaggcaaccccaaggatgtgacccaacaagactcaaccagtccacagagaacctgcctcattggaatatgcaaggacatgatatcCAGAATAGATCCAATGAGAGCATGGGAGTGGTAGGATGAGAtagcagggacttctcttgtcactcgcaagttctcttctagcatctcttGCTGGAAAGGACTACATAAACTTCAGGAGGATGAGAGAAAGAACACCAAAAATAAGCCATGGCTTCTACACATTGGTGCTTTTGGCAAAGGCCTCTCtcccaccttttatagccacaagggatTTTACTAGAGGACAACCCGTGACGCTACGGTTACAGTATTCACGGATGCATTCAAAGGacgcaataatgcagattctccatacAGTAACATCCCACGTGAGCACACAATAAAGAGCCGAACATCTCaggttttatttctgaagttatttcgggtgcaatcagtgtggcgtatacaattgtatcatttttctgggattttttacccgaaaaaaaggtcttttcggataccagatctgatgaatcctgcaaatattctgaagaataaaatctgatgccacgtcttaaatccttaattccgaATCTTGGCTTGGGGGCTACCCGCAGtataagggattttgatttaaggctcggagGCTGTgagatatgtgcatcagagatttatttttcaatttttttggaaaataatgaatgaaaagactgaagtgaccctcagcctgattctgcgattcaacctaaggctcgggggctactccatatggagcgcgaatactttgcgcaccatatatgatcaagatttcggggcttgagcacctcacagcctcggagcaaccgaaagtacttggaggactactcgacataTCTGAAGGAAGGTCTAGAAGCAACCGGAatgatgttctgactacttgaagtactcaaaGATGCtcggccaagtactcgacgcctgcaggactcggctacgaagagctcgggggcttgtcagacccggggcagtgggactgcttataggcataaaatgttctagagtaagggatagctcatgaatGTATCTTACCtttcttgtaactacccgaatagacgTAGAACTAGTtgtagtacaaagaaaactacccgactatgttgtagtaggactccaactgtactcagctaggattTTCAATATaatcctgtccccccggatatgtaagggcgggcagggaccccctccaaacgatcaacacctaaggcaatacaaacaaccacacaggacgtagggtattacgcaaactcgtggcccgaacctgtctatatctttgtgttccttataccatcgagttccagagcagtcgatccctacctacaaaccttactgctaagggtatccctgagcaggcttggcggtaaacaccgacaggccATTCTCGCACGAGTTTGCTGTTGAACAATGTTTTGTCGTGCTGTGTGATGAACCATTCAATATTGTTAGATGTGGTCTGGGAGATGTATGTGTGTATTTCTTAATCCTATGTCACTGAACTATGAACCATTCAATATTGTTTGATGTCTGAACTATGTATTGTATGATGTCAGTTTCTTGAGGTTGGCGGGTAGGCGGGCATGCCCCCAGGTAATCCATGCCCGTGGGTAGCGGGCGCGGGCATGAGTTGGTGCCCGTGGCAGGTCGCGGGCACGGGTGCGGGTAGAGGATTTtcctcgcgggtgcgggtttgtgAGATCAGTATCCGCGGGTATAAAATCCGTTGCCATCTATAAGCAGAGCTCGATCTAGGGTTTGGGGATGGGTCGCGGGAGGGATAGGGTGCCGGCCCGATTGGGACCTTTTTTAAACGATGCTGCTGCTTCTTGACTCGGGTAAAAACGTCTCAGTAAGCAAAGTTTGACGCCGTTAACCTTAGATTTTGATGGTAGTGGCACATAGGGGAtgaaaaattatataagatgtCATAGAGGGGATGTGCTAATTTTCAATGGCATATAAGGGACCGGTTACATTTCCCAATGGTATACAAGGAATTTGCTCGATTGTGTTAAAGTGAAATAGGATTATCAATAGAGAGTGGAGGGAGCAGGAGCTAAAAAAATTCGGGCAGCACGGCTCAGAAAGCCAATCGTCGATTGGAACATGCTGAGGTACGGTGCATCACAGCTCAAAAGTAGTTGACATTCTTTGGTCATTTGTTCATAGGTTACGTTAATCTAGATCGATGACACAACAGACGCTAGCTAGATCGGAGTAGATACATGGACGCATGTATGGATACACGTACGCGCCGACAGCAACAATAATTTTGACGGGAAACCGACCGCCAACAATATTGACAATTTTGTACTGCAAGCCGCAGTCTGGTGAACGGAAAGACATCCTGAAGATCTGAACAAAAGCTCGCCCGATAGCTGCATCTAAATatctaataataaatttaatcaaattgtAGATAATAATAAGGTTACAGCTGCATTTATATATGTATCAAAATTATCATCTGCGACACTCACTAGCTGTCTATTTGCAGCTGGAAACATTGTACCTTATTCGACGAGTCAATTGTGTACTCTCGCGCGCAGAACCACCAGCGTCACCGTGCTTAATATGCCTTTAATTTAATTAATCGGGGCAACATTAGCAGCAGGTCAACTCTGCCGCGGCGCGTTGCTTGAGTTGCCGCCATGTCCCGCATTGACTTGCACCGCGACGCACGGCGACGTGCGCTCCAAAACATTCTGATCACAGCAGTCAGCGGCGccttcttcctcgccgtgccGGGCTATAAATGGACATGCATCACCAGCAACTCGTCTTCATCCCCAGCAGTCCCTGCCTCTCTAGCTCTGTCTCTCGAGTGGATTAACACTCGAGCACACACAAGACACTCTTGGCAGAGTGCACGAAGCTAAGCAGCGATGGCCGCTAAGCTCGCCGTCTTCACCGTACTCGCGCTGCTCGGCTCCGTGTCGTGCCAAGCGGGCTACGGCGGCTATGGCTATGGCGGCGGCAATCCCACTCCTCCGACACCCACTTATCCTCCGGCACCCAGCCCACCCACACCCACCGGACCAAGCCCTCCTCCTACCGCTGGCCTGAGGGTCGGATACTACGACGACAAGTGCCCCGGAGCCGAAGGCATCGTCAGGGAGGCCGTGCGCGGCGCCAACGACGGCATCAAAGCTGGGCTCGTCCGCCTCTtcttccacgactgcttcgtcCGGGTAAGTTCATCACGGCCCGCTTCATGTACGGCGGCGTTTTGCATTGCATCATAGCGCTTCTCCAACTGACAACACGCGACATGCATCGCGACGTCTAGGGGTGCGACGCCTCCGTTCTGCTCCAGCCGACGGACGCCAACCCGCAGCCGGAGATGCTGGGCATCCCGAACCTGAGCCTGCGCGGATTCGGGGTCATCGACGCGGCGAAGACCACGCTCGAGGCGACGTGCCCGGGCGTCGTGTCCTGCGCCGACATCGTCGCCTTTGCCGGCCGCGACGCCAGCTACTTCCTCAGCGGCTACGCGATCAACTTCACCATGCCCGCGGGCCGCTACGACGGCACCGTGTCCCTCGCCAACGAGACCCTGCCCAACCTGCCCCCGCCCTTCGCCGACGTCCCGCGCCTCAAGGCCATGTTCGCCGCCAAGGGGCTCGACGCCGTCGACATGGTCGCGCTCTCCGGCGCGCACAGCATCGGCCGCTCCCACTGCTCGTCCTTCTCCGACCGCCTCCCGCCCAGCAACACCTCGGACATGGACCCGGCGTTCGCCGCCGAGCTCCAGGCTAACTGCACGTCGCCGACCGGCGCAGACAACACGGTGGCGCAGGACTACAAGACCCCCGACCAGCTGGACAGCCAGTACTACATGAACGTGATCAACCACAAGGTGCTCTTCAAATCCGACGCCGCGCTCCTCAAGTCGAACGAGACGATTCCACTGGTGTACGCAGCCGCCCTCTCTCCGAAGCTGTGGAAGTACAAGTTCGGGCAGGCCATGGTGAAGATGGGCGGCGTCGAGGTCAAGACCGCCGCCAATGGGGAGATCAGGAAGATGTGCGGCTTCGTCAACAAGCCATACTAGTCCGGCTGATGGTCAGAACTATAAACCCGTGAGATGACCGAGGGTTCGAACTTGACGTACGTGTGAGATCGAGAGAACACTACGCGTCTAATGTTGCTTCACTGTgatatttccttttttttcattatttCCATTTCAGTTCTGTTATTCTCTACCATTTCCCCACCAATGTTGCTTCattattttgttgaatttatATGCTGCAAATTTGATTGTACTACCACTTGAGATTCCAGAAAGTAATGGAACGATAGTATTGATATTTACTAATTCAGAAGTTCAGAGCTCATATGTGTCACTAGCATGTCTTGACTCGTGAGCTTACTACCTGTATTTTCAAATTATTAATTTGTTATCAGTACAGGCTAACAAAAAAATTTCTGCCTGTGTTTATACTTGCATGCCATGAGCTCAGCTCAAATAGTTAATTGGCATCTAGGTGGCGCCAAGTTCCCGATATGTACTCACAAAAAAAATGGTGATCCAACAAAGAAGGGATTTCAAGGCATGTTCTTAGGCCCAACAGGTGATGTTTTTGGGATGAGAAGTTTTCCTACCCATCATATGAGCCCATGGAAACATGGGCCTACGGCCTACCAGACTCTTTTTGTCTAAAAAAACTCTACCGGGAGTGTGAAACGGATCCCACCGTTGCCCAGTAGAGAAACCCTGACTCATGCTCGAGAGAGCCAAGCCTCGCGGCGAGCACAGTGAGATTTTTTTACCCCAACAGGGGGAATTCACTACTAGTAGAAAAACCCCACGAACCTTGGCCCATGCCTAAGAGGACCAAGTCtcacggcgagcacagcgaggggttttttttttaCCCCAACATGGGGCTGCCCGACCTTTCCGCCTAAAAAGGGTTTGAGAAATAGAGGtccattttgtaaaaaaattagatttccTTACATCCTACATAGtctggttttgtaataatggcaTTCACGTCTCTGCTTATCATACATTTACACTACTCCAGCACcctctatcaccgccggttgaaAATAGTCATCACCACCGATTTGGGGAGGTGTTGGATTTAATTCGATGGTGACGAAGAAAGCCATCACCAACTGTTCCAGACCCGGCGGTGATAGTACAAACCATCACCACCGGTTCTAGAACCGGCGGTGTTGCCCCgtcacaaataaaaaaattgaaaaaaatatgcTCCTCTTGGTGCTtcgtgcgccgctgccgctgctctgATGCAGCGCCACCGCTCCACCGCGCGCTcgccctccgcgcgccgccgggtaGCGGATTGATTGGAGCAAAGGTCATGCCTGCACACAAAATTCAGTAAACCAGAACTCTTTTGTCCATAGCCAAATCCAAATCGAGAGATCCTGACCTGAATTCCGAATCAGAACCGGACAAGGAAGCAATTCAGGGGAGGAACGGAGGGAGACGCAAGTGCCAGTAGCAGCCCGCGCGGCAGCCGCCATAGCTCCACTTGCCGTAGCCCCGCCCGCAGTAGCGGCCCTCGCTGCTGGAGAGGGTGAGGGGAGCAGCGCCCCCGCTCGCCGGCAGCTGCGCGCCCAAGTTGCTGCCGCACGCCCCCGCAgcccacgccgccgcagccgcaacTCGCACTGCCGagcccacgccgccgctgccgctgcgcgcGCCTCCATTGCTGCGCGCGCCGACGGGGACGGGAAGGAGAAGGGGGGCAGGGGGTCGGAGATGGGGATGACAGGAGAAGAAGGTTCTGGGGGGCATCAGTGGGGAAATAGGACGCATGAAAAAATCTAAGGAGAGGAGtgggagaggaagagggggTGGGAGAGGGAGAAAATAGATGGGGAAGGCATCACCGTCGGGTTGTAACACGATAAGGTCCAATTAGAATCGGCGGTGATAGTCTACCACCGCCGGTTCAAatcaaaccggcggtgataaagTGTTTGCGATGAtgaattctgtagtagtgttagAGCGAATGAAGATGATGCCTCGATGGAACGAGTATAATGTTTTGACTGACTAACTATATTCGGCAACGCATTCAGGCTGATGAGGAACAGTCTCGCCAAACGCTCCGTCATGCTGATCTTTAGTTGTTTTGTACAGGCGCTACCACCTCGTCATACTACTCACCGATAGTATAGTCTGCTTTATTTTAGCCTGACCGATGCAGACACATGGAGTAGCTGTCAGGATATGATTCCAAGATCTGACTATAACACCGCAGAAACAATAATTAACCTATAATACTATTATTACAGCACAAGAGAGCAACAAAAAGAATGAATCAGAATTAGGTGACAAAAAAATAGATAAAACAACAGGGTCAGAGAATTTGATCAGTAGTAGTAGGCACGCGCACGACCGGCCGGCCGATCACGGCCTGCTGTTGACGACGCGGCACGCCCTCCTGATCTCACCGGTGGCGGCCGTCTTGACCTCGATGCCGCCCATCTTCACCATGGCCTCCGCGTACTTCTGCTGCCACAGCCACGGATACATCGCGTAGACGCGCACCAGGTAGCTCGTCATGTCGTCCTTCTTCGAGGTGAGCGCGGCGTCCGACGTGAAGAGGACCTTGCGGTCGAGCACGTTCTGGTAGTACTGGTTGTCCAGCTCGTCGGGGGTCTCCTGGTCCTGCACCACCGTGTTGTCGGCGCCGCCTGCCGACGAGCAGTTAGCCCGCAGCTCGGCGGCGAACGCCGGGTCCATGTCGGAGGTGGTTGAGCCGGGCGGGAGATCGAGGCGGTCGCGGCGGAAGGAGGAGCAGTGCGAGCGCCCGATGCTGTGCGCGCCGGAGAGCGTCACCATGTCGAAGGCGTCGAGGCCCTTGTCGGCGAACATCTCCTCGAGCTGCTGGAGgccggcgaacggcggcggcaggtTCGGCAGGGTCTCGCTGGCGAGGGACACGTTCCCGTCGTAGCGGCCGGCGGGCATGGCGAAGtagtcgacgccgccgccgctgaggaAGTAGGACGCGTCGCGGGCGGCGAAGGCCACGACATCCGCGCACGAGACCGTGCCGGGGCATTccgcctccagctccgcctTGGCCGCGTCGATCACCTCGTAGCCGCGCATGCTCGGGAAGTTGGGTatgccaaaaaagaaaaaaaagatgagaGCTACTCTAATCTCCAGGCCATAAATCACTCAGACATTTAGCTAATGCCAAAGCGCCAGGCACGGGCTTCCTCCTTAATTTTTGCAAGCAACGTTAGGACTGAGGACTCTTTGTGTCGGAAGATTCTTCCATTCCTCTCATTCCAAATTTCCCAAGAAATGAGCAACAAAAGCGATCGCATCGTCTTAGGTGACAGTTCAGTCGAAGCACTTGCCACCTTCCACCATTGGGATGTGCTATCGCAGGTATCCCATGAAGCCATATTTGCGGTTGCCGTAGGTACACTGGCCCCAATCTCGGTCCAAAGACGTCTGGTGTAATGACATTGCGCAAATAAATGCAGAGCTGATTCGTCCGTATGTCTACATAGCGGACACTTCTTCTGGTTCGGCCACCCCCTCCGTTCAAGCCGATCTGCAGTCCACAACCGGTTCTGGTAGGCTAGCCAAGCGAATATCTTACATTTTGGTGGCGCCCACGCTTTCCATATCAACTGATCCAGATTCATGTCCATGGCACCCAAAAATTGAGCCATGTACGCTGATTTGGCGGAGTATTCTCCGTTTGCACTTAGCTTCCACACAATTTGATCCGGCACCCCCGGACGTAACTCAACAGATTGCAGCCGTGTCCAAAGGTTGACAAACTCCACAAAATGCTGCTGAGAGGCGAGCAATGGAATCCTGATGTGCCACACCCAAGAGTTATCCTGAATCGTAGCTCTAACTGATAAGCTCTTTTTTTTACTAGAGGCAAACAAGTTAGGAGCCAAGTCTTTTGGTGCTTGGCCTTCCAGCCACGCTGACTGCTAGAGATGGGCCTTACTTCCATCCCCAATAGTGATTGTGGTGGACGCATTAAACAATTATCGGTCAATTT
This portion of the Panicum virgatum strain AP13 chromosome 2N, P.virgatum_v5, whole genome shotgun sequence genome encodes:
- the LOC120662948 gene encoding peroxidase 2-like; the encoded protein is MMAATLAVLITVLALLGSVSCQAGYRGVCRVKKAFAMCFWHTTNSRTPVVNPSPAPQPQPPAYPPTNLSPPPFVSPQPPTYPSMSPSSPPPVNVIPQPSIDPPTSQPPTSPSLPPPPPRILKPPTYPPTSSSPPPTTSPQPPTYPPPSPSPPPPLPSPPPPPNSDDAGKKKKLEVGYYDNRCGPHVDVEAIVRKHVSSFDAGMKARLIRLFFHDCFVRGCDASIQENPHTSDTLIFFFFFGIPNFPSMRGYEVIDAAKAELEAECPGTVSCADVVAFAARDASYFLSGGGVDYFAMPAGRYDGNVSLASETLPNLPPPFAGLQQLEEMFADKGLDAFDMVTLSGAHSIGRSHCSSFRRDRLDLPPGSTTSDMDPAFAAELRANCSSAGGADNTVVQDQETPDELDNQYYQNVLDRKVLFTSDAALTSKKDDMTSYLVRVYAMYPWLWQQKYAEAMVKMGGIEVKTAATGEIRRACRVVNSRP
- the LOC120659017 gene encoding peroxidase 2-like, producing MAAKLAVFTVLALLGSVSCQAGYGGYGYGGGNPTPPTPTYPPAPSPPTPTGPSPPPTAGLRVGYYDDKCPGAEGIVREAVRGANDGIKAGLVRLFFHDCFVRGCDASVLLQPTDANPQPEMLGIPNLSLRGFGVIDAAKTTLEATCPGVVSCADIVAFAGRDASYFLSGYAINFTMPAGRYDGTVSLANETLPNLPPPFADVPRLKAMFAAKGLDAVDMVALSGAHSIGRSHCSSFSDRLPPSNTSDMDPAFAAELQANCTSPTGADNTVAQDYKTPDQLDSQYYMNVINHKVLFKSDAALLKSNETIPLVYAAALSPKLWKYKFGQAMVKMGGVEVKTAANGEIRKMCGFVNKPY